A region of Chitinophagales bacterium DNA encodes the following proteins:
- a CDS encoding glucosidase: MAAEKLRIDHREWRKWGPYLSNRQWGTVREDYSPHGTAWDYTTHDIARSKAYRWGEEGIAGFCDRKQFLCFGVALWNKKDPIIKERFFGLNAKEGNHGEDVKEYYYFLDNTPSHSYMKMLYKYPQDPYPYELLIRENQRLTKLDPEFELIDTGIFNENKYFDVFIEYAKQAAEDILITIKVTNRGKEDAPLNVLPTIWFRNTWSWGYDENKPLLSSLQKGSINIAHQKLGNYFLYFDNEPSLLFCNNDSNMQRLYGVQNDPGFFKDGINNYLIHNDAVAVNPKMEGTKAAANYDFIIPAESSKTIRLRLSSEQLQNPFRDFDEILLMRVKEADEFYAEVQKGIHSEDEKMIQRQAFAGMLWNKQFYFYDVNLWLKGDPAQPPPPAERKQGRNYEWMHLNNSDVISMPDNWEFPWYAAWDLAFHCITLSLIDAAFAKDQLIMLTREWYMHPNGQLPAYEWALGDVNPPVHAYASWRVYKIDQKNNDGKGDIEFLESIFHKLLLNFTWWVNRKDNNDNNIFQGGFLGLDNIGVFDRDAKLPNGSFIEQSDGTSWMAMFSLNMMRIALELSKTNPVYEDMASKFFEHFLYIACAMESMGENGLWDDEDQFFYDALRMTDHTGMKLKVRSMVGLIPLFAIEVLDHEVFRDQKEFSKRLNWFLNYRPDLASLVSRWNEKGIDEKHLLSLLRGHRLKKILKRMLDESEFLSDYGVRALSKYHQDHPYEIHFNGVNFSVKYTPGEGDTQLFGGNSNWRGPIWMPANFLIIESLERFHYYYGPDFKIEYPTNSGNHLSLQEIANELSQRLLKIFRRDEKNNRPFFGDCEKMQRDPHFNNYILFHEYFHGDTGRGCGASHQTGWTGLIAKLLMPKVEEKK, from the coding sequence ATGGCTGCAGAAAAGTTGCGTATCGATCATCGGGAATGGAGGAAATGGGGACCGTATCTATCTAACCGTCAATGGGGAACCGTTAGAGAAGACTATAGCCCCCATGGCACCGCCTGGGATTATACCACCCACGATATTGCAAGATCGAAAGCTTATCGCTGGGGAGAAGAAGGTATTGCAGGGTTTTGCGATCGCAAGCAGTTTCTATGTTTTGGCGTTGCACTTTGGAATAAAAAAGACCCAATTATTAAAGAACGGTTCTTTGGACTAAATGCTAAAGAAGGCAACCATGGCGAAGACGTGAAGGAGTATTATTATTTTCTGGATAATACCCCTTCCCATTCTTACATGAAGATGCTTTACAAGTATCCACAGGATCCATATCCATATGAATTATTAATCCGGGAAAACCAGAGGCTAACTAAGCTTGACCCCGAATTTGAATTGATAGATACGGGAATCTTCAATGAAAATAAATACTTCGATGTCTTTATTGAATATGCAAAACAAGCTGCCGAAGACATTTTAATTACCATAAAAGTCACTAACCGTGGTAAAGAGGATGCGCCCTTGAATGTATTGCCTACTATATGGTTTCGCAATACATGGTCATGGGGTTATGATGAAAACAAGCCTCTTTTATCCTCTTTACAAAAAGGCTCTATTAACATAGCGCATCAAAAGCTTGGAAACTATTTTCTGTATTTCGACAATGAACCTTCTCTTCTTTTTTGTAATAATGATTCGAACATGCAGCGGTTATACGGTGTACAAAACGATCCTGGCTTCTTTAAAGACGGAATCAATAATTATCTGATCCATAATGATGCGGTGGCGGTAAATCCAAAAATGGAGGGCACAAAGGCTGCCGCTAATTACGACTTTATAATACCTGCAGAAAGCTCAAAGACCATACGGTTACGGTTATCATCAGAACAACTGCAAAATCCATTCAGAGATTTTGATGAAATACTTTTGATGAGGGTGAAAGAGGCGGATGAATTTTATGCTGAAGTGCAGAAAGGCATACATTCCGAAGACGAAAAAATGATTCAGCGGCAAGCCTTTGCAGGAATGCTCTGGAACAAGCAATTCTATTTTTATGATGTAAACCTATGGCTTAAAGGCGATCCGGCTCAGCCACCGCCGCCTGCTGAGAGAAAGCAGGGCCGCAATTATGAATGGATGCACCTGAACAATTCGGATGTTATCAGCATGCCGGATAACTGGGAATTTCCATGGTATGCCGCCTGGGACCTTGCCTTCCATTGCATCACCTTGTCACTTATTGATGCAGCTTTTGCGAAAGATCAGCTCATCATGCTCACCCGCGAATGGTACATGCATCCGAATGGACAGTTGCCCGCCTATGAGTGGGCACTTGGAGATGTGAACCCGCCGGTGCATGCTTATGCCAGCTGGCGGGTATATAAAATTGATCAGAAGAATAATGATGGGAAAGGTGATATCGAATTCCTGGAATCCATTTTTCACAAGCTGCTTTTAAATTTCACCTGGTGGGTGAACCGAAAGGATAATAATGACAATAATATTTTCCAGGGCGGATTTCTGGGGCTGGATAACATCGGGGTTTTTGACAGGGATGCAAAACTGCCAAACGGCAGTTTTATTGAGCAATCAGATGGCACCAGCTGGATGGCGATGTTTTCACTCAACATGATGCGTATTGCCCTGGAACTTTCGAAAACAAACCCGGTGTACGAGGATATGGCTTCGAAATTTTTTGAGCATTTTCTCTATATCGCCTGCGCTATGGAGAGCATGGGTGAAAACGGGTTATGGGATGATGAAGACCAGTTCTTTTATGATGCCTTAAGGATGACCGATCACACCGGAATGAAGTTAAAGGTCCGGTCCATGGTGGGATTGATTCCTTTGTTTGCAATAGAGGTGCTCGATCATGAGGTCTTTCGCGACCAGAAGGAATTTTCTAAAAGGCTGAACTGGTTCCTCAACTACAGGCCTGATCTCGCCTCGCTTGTTTCAAGGTGGAATGAAAAAGGTATCGATGAAAAGCATCTGCTGTCACTGCTGCGGGGCCACCGATTAAAGAAGATTCTTAAGCGCATGCTGGACGAAAGCGAATTTCTATCGGACTATGGTGTGCGTGCGCTTAGTAAATATCACCAGGATCATCCCTATGAAATTCATTTCAACGGCGTTAATTTCAGTGTGAAATATACTCCCGGCGAGGGCGATACACAGCTATTTGGCGGTAACAGTAACTGGCGAGGACCGATATGGATGCCTGCAAATTTTCTCATCATCGAATCCCTGGAACGGTTTCATTATTACTATGGCCCTGACTTTAAAATAGAGTACCCGACCAATTCCGGAAACCACTTATCACTCCAGGAAATTGCCAACGAGCTGAGCCAGCGGCTGTTAAAAATTTTCCGAAGGGATGAAAAAAATAACCGGCCGTTTTTTGGCGATTGTGAAAAGATGCAGCGCGATCCGCACTTTAATAATTATATCTTATTTCATGAATATTTCCATGGAGATACGGGGCGCGGCTGCGGCGCCTCACACCAGACTGGCTGGACAGGGTTAATCGCAAAACTATTAATGCCGAAAGTGGAGGAGAAAAAATAA